The stretch of DNA ATGGGATTGCTTGCGGAAAAAATCCACCAGCCGGTCGTTGCGAAACGACAGTTCATCCACCCGGGTGGTAATGTCCCGAAGTTCGCCTTCCGCCCCGATCTCACTGAAATACACGGGAAAGAGACGCAAAAGCTGCTTAATCAGGTTGTAAGCCGGCGCGATATCCGTGTTCAGCAGCTTTGAAATTTCACGGTGGATCAGATCGGTATCGCGAATAAAAATCCCGCCCATTTTTAAATTAATGATCAGGGCGGAAATTAGTTTTTTCGTCCAGCGCGGCTTCATGGCGATAATTTCCAGCCAGGCGCGGATGGTTCGAATATGCTCGGGATTGACCTGCACCTGCCAGTCCGCAGTCGAGCCCTGAATTTCCGGATATTCAAATCCGTAGGCAATCAGTTCGTCGATGAACGTTTCCACCAGCGGGTGCGCGTTTTGCGCGAAAACCTCCCTGGCCGCCGTCACAATACAGTCAATGCTCGCGCCGCGGAATTCGTTTCGCGACGTGTTTTTTTTCAGAAAGCCGAAAATCCTGCGCACAAAATCATCCAGATTTTCCTTTTTTTCCTCCTGGAAAACCAGCTTCAGCGAATAATTGATTTCCCGCATGGCGCTGACATGAATATCCTTCAGGCCCGGAGCGGACATGACGCCGAAAAGAAAATCCAGTTTAACCAGGTGACGCCCCTGGTAGGCTTCGGATTTTTCCAGGGCGTCTGCCACATGCAGATAGCCGTCAATGATCTGAAAATAATCCGGCAGGGCAAGAAAGTCCCCCATCCGTGCGCCCGGCTTTTCGCCTTCCACGGGGCGAAGCCCTTCCAGTTCCATGATCAGTTCGCGGAAACGGTGATGACTGAGCGGCCGGATTAATTCCAGATACGTATTCTCGTCCAGCGGCGCGTCGGCCCGGCGTTCAGCGATAAGCCACAAGGCGGGATCGGGCTGGCCAAGCCAGAAGACGAACGTCGCCCGGAACATCTTGTAGAGCAGGGCGTCGAAGGCCGGAGAGGAAATATTCACCTTCTTTTCCTGGACCACCCGGATAATTCTCTTCAGATAAGATGAGCTTTTTTTGAACAGCGCCGATTCTTCGCCGGCGATATTCATAAAAGAGGCGATCAACCCCGGGAACAGCGACAGATTTCTTTCCAGAAATTCATTGCTCTGCATGATAATCGCATCCGCATAATCAAACAGGTAATGAATGGCGCTGTCTTTCACGTCTTCGGACGCGGCGGATTTCAGAACATCAAAATAAATCGTCAGGAGGATGGATAAAGCGGCCAGTCCCTCCGGATGATTGTTATAAATATGAAAATCACCGATGGAGATGGACTTGAGCTCCCTGAGAACATAGTCCCAGTTGACATAAGGATGATTGAGTTCCGTCAAAAGCTCGCGCGTTTTTTTCTGCAGACCGTAGTGTTCCCCGACAATCTGCAAAAGCGGCGCGTATTGGCCGGGAATCTGGACGTCCACCGCCGTTCTTTCCAGATTGACTTTCAGTGCTGATGAAACCCATCGATTCTTCTGCTCGACGGGCTTTGGTTCCGTTGTCATATGGCATAACCCTTTATCGGATAGATTAAACAGAATTCAGACCGCATTTCAAGGCCGTAATTTCTAAAGTCCGGCAAAGACCGGAAGGACGCCGGGGAAAAAACTATTTTTTCTTTCCGGAATGCCGGTCCAGGAGCACAACCATCAAATGGATCATGCCGGCGCAGAAAAAGGCGATAATAATCGTCAACAGATAAGTAAACAATGCTGCTGTCCATCCACCCATCACACATTCTCCTTCTTATTTCGCAAGCAGGCTGCAGTAAATGCCGGCAATAATCGCCGTGGTAATTACACCGCTGATATTCGCTCCCAGCGCTTCCGGCAGAACAATAGCCGTCTTGTTGGCCTTGGAAACCAGTTTCTGGGCCACTTTGGCCGTGGTCGGCACGCAACTGACACCGGCAATACCGATGGCGGGATTGTATTTGCCGCCCGTTGCAAAATACAGAATATAACCGGCAATAATACCGCCGATGCCGGAGATGATCAGCGATAATATTCCCAATAGCAGCAAAGGCAGAACTTTCGGATCCATAATCGTGTTGGCGTCGCAAAGAACACCCAGCAGCAGCCCCAGAAACATCGTGGATAAATAAAGGATCGGCCCCTGCAAAAGATTAATATATTCTTTGATGCCGGATTCCCGGACGACCACGCCGAAAAACAGGCAGAAAAATAACGGAGCGGCCACCGGAAGCAGGAAAGACAGAAAGACGCACGCGACAACGGCAAAAAGCATTTTCTGGCCGGATGTAATGTGTCTGACCTTTTTGGGCGGCGCGGGTTTGATGGCCATCAGCTTTTTGGGCACCAGCATCTTGACCATGTAAGGATACCCCCCGTAGGCAAACCCTAGATAAAGATAAGCAATGATGGCGATGGGCACAAAGAGTTCGGGCGCCAGATGCAGGGAGGTGAATAGAACCATCGGACCGTCCGCGCCGCCGACAATCGCAATGGCGGCCGCCTGCTGCGGCGTGTAGCCGAACATCTGGGCGATGGGCAGTGTAACAATGGTTCCCAGCTCCGCGCAGACGGCAATGAACATGCTCTGAAAAGGCCGGGCCATCACATAACCCACGTCCAGCAAAGCTCCGATCCCCATAAAAACAAGGCAGGCAATCAAGCCGTTGCTGAAGGTGTATGTGTAGATGGGCTGGAGCCAGTCAATCTGTAAGACCGTCATCAGATCGGCGGCGTTTTTTACGGCGTCGGCCGTAGCTCCCGCCTGCGCTTCCACAAAAAGCGTCCCCATTCCGCCATGCAGATTCAGAGGATCAAAATACATGATCGCCGCATTGACCGTGGCCATGCCCAGTCCCATGGGGATCATGAGCAGCGCCTCCAGAAATCCTTTTTTGCCCATATAAACCAGAAAAAGCCCCAGCAGAATCAGAGCGATTCTGGCAACAGCCATTTTCGGGTTATGGGCAAACGAGTCCGCCAGGGTGGTGACACCCTGAAAAATATTAATGACAGCATCCCATGTCATCTTTGATCTCCTTGTAACATTCGGCGTATCAATGTCATCAAACGGGTCTTCAAATATTTTTCTATTAGTAACATGTTGTTTTTTATGAAGTCAAACGTTCTTTAACGCGAATGGCCGGCAAACCGGCCGGTGAATACAGCGGAACGCCGGCCGTCTATGTCCCCGGGCTTGACCGGAGGGGGTGATTGTTATATGCATTCTGAAGAAAGGTTTGTGTTTTTATGGAATATAAAAGTGTGAATAATGTTCAGGAGAGGCTGGAACAGGCGGGCTACATCCCGTCCAGAGAAATAGCCACCGTTGTTTTTCTGGCCCAGGCAACGCAGAAACCCGTTTTGATTGAAGGACCGGCAGGCGTCGGCAAGACGGAACTGGCCAAAGCAGTCGCCCGCAGCCTGGATCGCGAATTGATCCGTCTCCAATGCTACGAAGGCCTGGACGAAGCCAAGGCCCTTTATGAGTGGGAATATGCCAAGCAGCTGCTCTACACCCAGATGGTAAAAGATAGAATCAACGACATCATCGGCTCCACGGCAACACTGGCTCAGGCGGTGGACCAGATTGCCGCCCAGGAAGACGCCTTCTTTTCCGACCGTTTCATCCAGCCGCGTCCGCTTTTGCAGGCCATCAGCTCGGAAAAACCCGTCGTACTGCTCCTTGACGAGGTGGATAAATCCGATCCGGAATTTGAAGCTTTCCTTCTGGAACTGCTTTCCGATTTTCAGGTTTCCATCCCCGAGTTAGGAACACGCAAGGCCATCAAGATTCCTTTTGTCCTGCTCACCTCCAACAACTACCGGGATATGAGCGACGCGCTCAAACGCCGCTGCGTTCATCTCTATATTGATTATCCGGCGCGCGACACGGAGATCGCCATTGTCCGCCTGAAAATTCCGGAGATCGAGGAAAAACTCTGCGCCGTTCTGGTGGATGCCATCCGCAAAATCCGCACACTTGATCTGAAAAAAAGCCCCAGCATTTCAGAAACACTCGACTGGGCGCAATCGCTTCTGGCGCTGCAGATTTCCGAACTGACGCCGGAAGTCGTCTCCGAAACACTCAACGTCATTTGCAAATATCAGATCGATCTGGAAAAAGTGCGTAAGAACATGAATCGGGTTGTCACTTGACAGGTGATCTATGGTCAAACTGATTCAGCAATTTGTATCCTGCTGCCGGGCAGCGGGACTGCGCATCTCCACGTCGGAGGTTCTCGACAGCCTCAAGCAGCTGCAGTTGATCGACCCGACCGACGAGATGCAATTCCAGTCGCTCCTCCGCGCCAATTACGCCAAGAGCCTGAGAGATTTGCAGCATTTTAACCGCCTCTACCATCTCTTCTTTCATGAAATGCGCGTGGACATGGGCGACATGGATCAAGCCGCCAAATGGACCGACCAGATCAGGAAAGCGGCGGAGCTGCTGAAGCAAAAGCCCCATGATAATCCGGTTTACGATGCCGTGCTGGACTTTATGGCCGGCAATCCCCTGCAGCTTCTGGCGGAAATGCGCCGGATTCAGACGGAGCAGGAAGATCAGCCGTCGCCAACCCGGTTTAACTTCGGGCCGCTGGCCAGCCGCTTTAATGTATTGATGCAAATTACCGCCGCCTCAAAAGCGGCCTCCGAGCTCATTGCTGAAAACTATTTTAAAGTCAGTCCGCAAACCCTCCAGAATCTTCAGGCTCATTTCGACGAACGGCTGGATGCAGCGCGATCCATCTTAATGTATGAACCGCGCCCCGGCGATCAAAGCACCCGCAAAGTCAAAACCTATGAGCAGCGGATGAAGGATCTGGGAGAAAAATCCTTTTCGTCTTTTACCCATGAGGAAGTGGAAGAGATGCGGGAGGCCGTTGACAAGCTGGTGCGTAAGTTGAAGAACGTGGTCAGCCGCCGCTTTGCCGTGCGGGACAGGGGAAACCTGGATGTTAAAAAAACACTCCGGGCGTCGGCCAAATATAACGGCGTTCCCATTGACATCAAATACCGCCGGAAAAGCCTGCGCAAAAGCCGGATTGTTACGCTGTGCGACGTTTCCGGCTCCGTCTGGGCGGCGGCGCGCTTCATGCTCAATCTCCTTTTTTCCCTTCAGGACTGTTTTGACAAAGTGAACAGTTTTGTTTTTATCGACCAGTTGACGGATGTGACGCCCATCTTTGAAGAGCACGACATCTCCGAGGCCATCCGCATCGTCATGGAAGAGGCTGACGTTCATTATGAAGCGCCGACGGACTATGGCGAAACGCTGCGCCACTTCAAAAGAGACTACATGGATCTTCTGACCAAAAAGACAACCCTCATCATCGTCGGCGACGCCCGTTCCAATTACATGAACGCGGAAGACGCCATTCTGGGAGAAATGCGGGACCGCTGCCGCCGGGTGATCTGGCTCAATCCCGAACCGGAAAACCTCTGGGGCACGGGAGACAGTGAGATCAGGGCCTACACGCATCACTGCCACGAAGTCCGTTCCTGCCGGAACGTCAACCAGCTCATCGCCTTTATTGAGGAGCTGGTTCTGTAAGGTTTTGGGTGAGAGTAAAATAAAACTACTTACCCCTTACACCTCCCATTACAATTTGTGTGGCAATGGTAACAATTGTCATTCCGAATCCCGATGTGTCGGGATGAGGAATCTTAATGTTTTGAATTTATTAAAAACAAGATTTCTCGCTTTGCTTCGAAACGCGTGACCTGAAAGGTTATGACATGAAAATGAATTGCGATATACTCTCGAAAGCCGGCATCCAGAGCCATAAATTACCCGGCAGGCTTTTGGTCTTTATTACCGTGAAATGCCCGGCGCCTAAATTTCATTTCCTCTGATTTTAAACATATTTTTACTTTCGATTCCTTTTTAAAGAGAGTATAAAGATAACGAAAAATCGGAAAAAACTTGCCAAGTATATTAAATGTTGTGTGAGAATGAAACAACCAATAGCTAATGATTATCGTTACTGACGTTAAATATAACTAGGAGGAGGAACAGTTGAGCGATTTCCAAATCATTACAATTTGTGTGGCTTTGATTGCACTCATCCCGGCAACTTGGATACCTTTGCATATTCATCGTGCTAAAATCTTCAATGATGCTTCCATCATTTTCCGCGCTTCCTTTGATGATGAACTCGCTTTTCTGGTTTCTGACATCAAACCCGATAGCTCTATTCACGAAACCACCTATGATATTTTAACTAAAGCTCTCAATAAGCACAGGCACGCTATAGACGATTTCAAACAAGTGATTCCCAGAAGAAAACGGCATGGCTTCAACAAAGCATGGGAAGAATATCTCTATCCAGAGGGGTATAACAAAGAGGCAGACTTTCCACTGCTTGATTATGAAGGCGGTATTGAAAAAGAGAAAAAAGACCTTGCACATAGTAAAATCTCCAAATTGTTAGAGTTTGCAAAACAAAAATAAAAACACAACAAGGGCGCTCAAGCCGATCCGCTGCGTGTCCGGCTTAACTTTTTGTTAGTCCAGCAAGAGGAGATATTTGAATGCCTTATTGCCTCAGAGAAAAGATAAATCTTTTAACCCTTGTTGCTACTACGGCAGTTATTGCAGCCTTACTGCATGGGGTTGCCCTTGCAGAGGAGTTAAAGAGCCAAAATCCAAAACAACCCATTGTTCAACAAATAGGAAATATACGCGTTGGTTCAAGTCTTGATTCAGATGTAGTTGAAAAGTATGGCGAAGGGTTCTTTATAAAAAATGAAGGGCATGGTGGCGGACGATATTACACAAATAAATCTCATTCATATACTTTTCATATTGAAATAGGTGCAGACAAACTTATCGAAGACGTGGAAATATTTTCTGGGGATAACATCCCTCAAGCTGCTGCTACTGCAAAACCCGCCATATCGCAAAAGCTACCTGATACGATGTCTGTTGACCATGGGATTAAGCTTGGAATGAAAAGAACCGAGTTAATTTCAATTCTTGGTACGCCACACAATCAAAAGACGACTGATAGCTCCCTGATTCTCGAATATAACACATCGATGGATGAGGATAACAGGGTTTTATTGTATTACGATGCTCATTATGAATTTAAGGCTGATCGGTTAATTCGAATTAGAATACACGATGGTTGCTAGCAGTATGGACTGAATACAACAGGACCAACCTGTCAATACAGCCGATCGCTGCGCTCCGGGTGATTTTTTCGTTGAACCTTTCGAATAGTAAACCTTATTTCTATTAAAATTTAAAAACATTTAGTATTAGGTGTAACAAGGAAAAATTATGCATCAACCGGATGAATACCAGATCATAACATACCAACAGGCTGCGGCTTTTGCAGCCTCGCATATTGCCACACGTCCGGACTTACAAGCCGGCACGGAATTCCCCCGGGATATCTGGCAAAAAATGGGTGAGGCCGGACTTTTTAAAATCGGGATCGCAAAAAAATACGGCGGAACGGGCGGCGGGTATCTTGACCTTTTGAAAGCGGGAGAAGCTTTTGTCCGAAGCGGCTGTAATCTCGGGCTTGGCTTATCCTGGCTCTTCCAGCAGATCATCGCTCATTATGTTGTCGGTTCGTTCGGCACACCACAGCAGCGGCGGCAATACCTGGGCGCGGCAGCCGAAGGAAAGGTCGTTTTTTCTTTTGCCGTCTCCGAACCGGGCCGCGGCGCTTCTCCTAAAACACTGACCACGCAGGCTAAAAAAATTAAAACCGGTTATGTGCTAGACGGTGAAAAAACCTATCTGACCAATGGCCCCATTGCGGATGTGTATATTGTTGTGGCCGTGACCGATGACACCGCTCCGCTGAAAAGTTTTACGGCGTTCATCGTGCCGCGCGATATGCAGGGCCTTACCGTAGCGCCGCCGATGCCCCTGAATTTTTTAAAACCATCGCCCCACGGCGGCATTCAACTGGACCATTGCCTTATCGGACAGAAATCCATTCTGGGAAAGAAAGGAAGCGCCTGGCAGGACATCGTCGTCCCCCTGGGCGAAATAGAAGATGCGGTGATGATGGGAACTGTTCTGGGAGGCATGGCCGCACAACTGGACCTGCTGACAGCCTCCATCCGGGAAAATTCCACGTCCGCAGACCGTGCCCTGTCAGGTGACTTAGGCGCCCTCAGCGCCTTTTGGCAAACGCTGCAAGCCATCGCCTATGAAGCTGCCGGCAGGCTTGATCAGGGCTGCGAATCCCCTCTTTCTCTGGGAATTACTTTCGCTCGTCTCGCCGCGGAATTTCGCACCGATATCGGTCTACTGTCCGAACGCTGGAAAATTCCCGTGCCGGACCAATACACTGATCTTCAGAGGGATATGGAATCGCTGGGAACACTGCAAAAAAGACGTCTGCAAATCCGTCAGGAAAAAATCGGCGCGGCGTTGCTGAAAATTTAAGTTGATTTGCCCAAGGTATATTCATTCATCACTCTTAGTTTATCGATGATGAATTGACGCACCATTTGCGCCGTCTCCTCCGGCGATAAATTTTCAAAAGCCGAATAAGGAATCTCTTCAAATATTTTGATATACATTTTCTGGATGCCGGTAAAGTTCATGCTGTATTTGGGAAGAGCCTTGTTGGTTCCGCTGATCACCACAGGAAGAATGGGCACTTTTTCCTTCAACGCCAGCTGAAAGGCGCCCAGCTTGAAAGCCTTGACTTCGCCGTCGGGAGAGCGCGTTCCTTCCGGAAACATGAAAATGGAGCTTCCCTCTTCCAGATGCATTTCACATTTCTGCAACATCTGCGCGACACTTTCCTTATCGCCGCGTTTCAGTTTAATGTAACGATTGAGCCTCATGTTCCAGCCGATCAGCGGCACACGGAATATCTCAATTTTGGACACCCACTTATAATGAAAGAAAAGCCGGAACGCGACCAAGATATCCAACTGCGACTGATGATTGGAAACAACCACATACGCCGCGTCTTTCCGGACATGCTCGCGCCCCTCGATGCGAATCC from Deltaproteobacteria bacterium HGW-Deltaproteobacteria-6 encodes:
- a CDS encoding Na+-translocating decarboxylase subunit beta: MTWDAVINIFQGVTTLADSFAHNPKMAVARIALILLGLFLVYMGKKGFLEALLMIPMGLGMATVNAAIMYFDPLNLHGGMGTLFVEAQAGATADAVKNAADLMTVLQIDWLQPIYTYTFSNGLIACLVFMGIGALLDVGYVMARPFQSMFIAVCAELGTIVTLPIAQMFGYTPQQAAAIAIVGGADGPMVLFTSLHLAPELFVPIAIIAYLYLGFAYGGYPYMVKMLVPKKLMAIKPAPPKKVRHITSGQKMLFAVVACVFLSFLLPVAAPLFFCLFFGVVVRESGIKEYINLLQGPILYLSTMFLGLLLGVLCDANTIMDPKVLPLLLLGILSLIISGIGGIIAGYILYFATGGKYNPAIGIAGVSCVPTTAKVAQKLVSKANKTAIVLPEALGANISGVITTAIIAGIYCSLLAK
- a CDS encoding ATPase produces the protein MEYKSVNNVQERLEQAGYIPSREIATVVFLAQATQKPVLIEGPAGVGKTELAKAVARSLDRELIRLQCYEGLDEAKALYEWEYAKQLLYTQMVKDRINDIIGSTATLAQAVDQIAAQEDAFFSDRFIQPRPLLQAISSEKPVVLLLDEVDKSDPEFEAFLLELLSDFQVSIPELGTRKAIKIPFVLLTSNNYRDMSDALKRRCVHLYIDYPARDTEIAIVRLKIPEIEEKLCAVLVDAIRKIRTLDLKKSPSISETLDWAQSLLALQISELTPEVVSETLNVICKYQIDLEKVRKNMNRVVT
- a CDS encoding 1-acyl-sn-glycerol-3-phosphate acyltransferase; translated protein: MLNRLVSAVILIFIALTSIPLFFIALVLRLVTYPFDRRLRLLHLFTCFWASIYTWMIPAWRIRIEGREHVRKDAAYVVVSNHQSQLDILVAFRLFFHYKWVSKIEIFRVPLIGWNMRLNRYIKLKRGDKESVAQMLQKCEMHLEEGSSIFMFPEGTRSPDGEVKAFKLGAFQLALKEKVPILPVVISGTNKALPKYSMNFTGIQKMYIKIFEEIPYSAFENLSPEETAQMVRQFIIDKLRVMNEYTLGKST